From Luteibacter yeojuensis:
GCGGATCGCGGGCAACCAGATGCGGAGCGGCCTACCGTTCAACGTCACGCTTCCCGCCGCAACAGGCAGACGTGAGTCGGCGCCAGCGGATTCAGCCATTCAAGCCAACGATCGGGCAAGCGCGCCAGTCGAGCGAGGAGGCCGCCTGGGTGCTCCAATTCGACCAACGTGCGAAAGGCCCGGAGTGAGATATTCTCGCAGAGCAAGCCCGCCTTTCTGGCTAGATCCTCGAGTTCGTGCAGCTGCAAAGGCTCGCAGTCGTAATAACTGCCCTTCTTCGCCAGCCGCAGATAAGGGGATCGCCAAGCCCGGGGAAGCCAGCTGAGAAATGGCAACCCATAATGCGGTTCGACAAGCATCCATCGGCTAGGCACCGCTAGATACGCGCACCCGTCCGCCTTTAGAACGCGGCCAATCTCCATGAGGTGGTGAAGCTGATCCGCACGATCGCCGACATGCTCGATCACGTGATTGGAAATCACGGCGTCGAACTCCGCTTCGGTAAAAGGAAGCGAGGTAGAGGACACCACGGTGAAGCCGTAGCCCTCCATGACCTGTCGCTGATCCTTTACGTCGACCGCCTCTACCGTGCGCGGCGCGTCCGTATGCATCGCAAAGTAATGCGCGATGCCGCCCGCCCCCGTCCCCACTTCCAGTATTTTTTGGTGACATGAAGGAAGGTCGAGCAAACGCTCGATCTTGCGGGCCTTCGCTGCGCGAGTGCCAAGATCCAGGGTTGCGTGACCTTCCCTTTCGACACCAGTATTCACTTCCGCGTTTCCTCAAGGCGAGCCGACAGGAGCAACCTCGCATATCGCGCGGCTACGAGGTCCCAATCGAAGCGCTCCATAAGTTGCGCATGATCCGGCTTCGAGGCGTCCGACATTTCTTCTGACAGAGAAGCGACGAGTCCGTCTGCCAGCACACGTGGATCTTCCGGTACCACGACGCGCATTCCAGGCATACCTGCAGCAACATCTCGAATGGCGGGAATGTCCGACGTCACGACCGGGCAGCCGCAGCCCAGGGCTTCGACGAGAACCAGGCCAAGTCCTTCCTGATCCCCCGACGATGCTGCCCGAAAAGGCGCGGCGAATACGCTCGCGGCCCGGTAGTAATCGACAAGATTGATCTGTGGGGCGGCGCCTACGAAGGTCACGACACCGCCAAGTCCAAGCTCGGCACATTCGGATTTCAGCGATTCTTCAAGGGGACCGAAGCCAACTATCGTCAAGGTAGCGGAAGGTATCCGGGCGAGCACCATAGGCATTGCGCGAAGCAACACCTCTACCCCCTTCTTCTCCACCAATCTGCCGACGAATAGAATCTTCCCTGACTCACGCAAAGCGCCAACTTTAGGAACGAAGCGCTCGCGGAGGTCCACGCCCATAGGGGAAACAGCGATCTTACTGCCGTCGAGCAGCTTCGCGGCTTCACCCAGCATGGCGTGGCTTACCACGGTCATGGATCGAGCGCGCTTCAGCACGAAGCGCTTCAGCGCCATCGGAAACTTGCTGCGCAGGGCAAACAGATCGGCCCCATGAGACGTGACGACAAACGGAGCACGAAGCATGCGCGCAACGAATCCAGGTGTGAGAATCCAATGCGCATGGACTACTACGTCGCCTTCTAGCTCGCGCCGGGCGGCCAGCCATTGCATGGCGACGAAGCCGGGAACGAGCAACCATTTCCACGGTGCGCGCCGCAGGTTAGTGACTATGCCCCCATCGTTGACCAGGGTCTCCAGACCGTCCCAGCCATATCGATAGCGTTCCACGCGGACCCCATCGAGCACCTCCCGGCGTTTTGCGCCTGCGGCATGAGGGCAGATGACCACGACCTCGAACCACTGCGTCAGGCGGCGCGACAGCTCATGCACGAATGATGGCTCGTGATCGTGCTGCCAGCGCGGGTAGGTCGATGCGAGCACGACGAGCCTTGGGAGGCCACCGCCCTCACTCATCGCGGCGATAGGTCAACGAAGTGATCTGTTCGGACACGAGTCCGATGAGAAACACGATCACTCCCGCGCTCCACATCAGCGTGCTTCCGTTGGTCAGACGACCGGAAGCAACATAAGTGAAGGCGTAGTTGACAAACCCCAGCCCGATAAATGCGAGGCTGACGGGCGCGAAGAGCTTCAACGGCGAGTAAAGGGTGGCGATCTTGAAGATGATCAACAGAAAACGGATGCCGTCCTTGAGTGGCTTGATATGGCTCTTGCCTATCCGCTCCGCTGCCTTGATGGGCTCATAGGCCACACCATAAGCACTGCGAAAGAAGGCCATTGTACTGGTGGTGGGATACGAGAATCCGTTCGGCAGGAGATGGAGGAATTCGCGAAAGCGATGCGCACGGGTGACGCGAAAGCCAGAGGTCAGGTCGGCGACGACGTGCCCTGTCATCCGACTGGCAAGCCAGTTATAGAGTGTGTTCGCAAGCCCTCGCCCTACCCCGGCCTGGCTTTCCCAGTCGCGGGCACCGATGACCATGTCGTAGCCCTCCTCAAGCCGGGCAACCAACCTCTCA
This genomic window contains:
- a CDS encoding methyltransferase domain-containing protein codes for the protein MNTGVEREGHATLDLGTRAAKARKIERLLDLPSCHQKILEVGTGAGGIAHYFAMHTDAPRTVEAVDVKDQRQVMEGYGFTVVSSTSLPFTEAEFDAVISNHVIEHVGDRADQLHHLMEIGRVLKADGCAYLAVPSRWMLVEPHYGLPFLSWLPRAWRSPYLRLAKKGSYYDCEPLQLHELEDLARKAGLLCENISLRAFRTLVELEHPGGLLARLARLPDRWLEWLNPLAPTHVCLLRREA
- a CDS encoding glycosyltransferase, whose protein sequence is MLASTYPRWQHDHEPSFVHELSRRLTQWFEVVVICPHAAGAKRREVLDGVRVERYRYGWDGLETLVNDGGIVTNLRRAPWKWLLVPGFVAMQWLAARRELEGDVVVHAHWILTPGFVARMLRAPFVVTSHGADLFALRSKFPMALKRFVLKRARSMTVVSHAMLGEAAKLLDGSKIAVSPMGVDLRERFVPKVGALRESGKILFVGRLVEKKGVEVLLRAMPMVLARIPSATLTIVGFGPLEESLKSECAELGLGGVVTFVGAAPQINLVDYYRAASVFAAPFRAASSGDQEGLGLVLVEALGCGCPVVTSDIPAIRDVAAGMPGMRVVVPEDPRVLADGLVASLSEEMSDASKPDHAQLMERFDWDLVAARYARLLLSARLEETRK
- a CDS encoding glycosyltransferase family 2 protein is translated as MSRLSIILPAKNEAAALKNLLPRLTAAQPGAEIIVVDDGSTDDTKAVCADSGVTCLSSPYSMGNGAAIKRGARAAIGDILVFMDGDGQHDPADIERLVARLEEGYDMVIGARDWESQAGVGRGLANTLYNWLASRMTGHVVADLTSGFRVTRAHRFREFLHLLPNGFSYPTTSTMAFFRSAYGVAYEPIKAAERIGKSHIKPLKDGIRFLLIIFKIATLYSPLKLFAPVSLAFIGLGFVNYAFTYVASGRLTNGSTLMWSAGVIVFLIGLVSEQITSLTYRRDE